The Neovison vison isolate M4711 chromosome 5, ASM_NN_V1, whole genome shotgun sequence genome includes a region encoding these proteins:
- the LOC122906962 gene encoding LOW QUALITY PROTEIN: proliferation-associated protein 2G4-like (The sequence of the model RefSeq protein was modified relative to this genomic sequence to represent the inferred CDS: inserted 1 base in 1 codon; substituted 1 base at 1 genomic stop codon), whose product MSGEAQQQEQTIAEDLVGTQXKMGGDIANRVLRSLVEASCSGVSVPSLCEEGDAMIMEETGNIFKKEKEMKKAIAFPTSISVNNCVCHFSPLKSEQDYILKEGDLVKIDHGVHVDGFIANVAHTFVVDVAQGTQVTGXKTDVIKAAHLCAEAALCLVKPGNQNTQETETWNKVVHSFNCTPIEGMLSHQLKQHVIDGEKTIIQNPTDQQKDHEKAEFEVHEVYAVDVLVSSGEGKAKDVGQRTTIYKRDPSKQYGLKMNTSGAFFSEVERCFDAMPFTLRAFEDEKKARMGVVECAKHELLQPFNVLYEEGEFVAQFKFTVLLMPSGPMRITSGPFEPDLYKSEMEVQDAELKALLQSSASRKTQKKKKKKASKTAENATSGETLEENEAGD is encoded by the exons atGTCGGGCGAGGCCCAGCAGCAGGAGCAAACTATTGCTGAGGACCTGGTCGGGACCCAGTAGAAGATGGGGGGCGACATCGCCAACCGGGTACTTCGGTCTTTGGTGGAAGCATCCTGCTCAGGTGTGTCGGTGCCGAGCCTGTGTGAGGAAGGTGACGCCATGATTATGGAAGAGACAGGGaacattttcaagaaagaaaaagaaatgaaaaaagctatTGCCTTTCCCACCAGCATTTCAGTAAATAACTGTGTATGTCACTTCTCCCCTTTGAAGAGCGAACAGGACTATATTCTCAAGGAAGGTGACTTGGTAAAAATTGACCATGGGGTCCATGTGGATGGCTTCATCGCTAATGTGGCTCACACTTTTGTGGTTGACGTAGCTCAGGGGACCCAAGTAACAG GGAAAACAGATGTCATTAAGGCAGCTCACCTTTGTGCTGAAGCTGCCCTGTGCCTGGTCAAACCTGGAAACCAGAACACACAAGAGACAGAAACCTGGAACAAGGTTGTCCACTCGTTTAATTGCACACCAATAGAAGGTATGTTGTCTCATCAGTTGAAGCAGCATGTCATCGATGGAGAGAAAACAATTATCCAGAATCCCACAGACCAGCAGAAGGACCATGAAAAAGCTGAATTTGAGGTACATGAAGTATATGCCGTGGATGTTCTTGTCAGCTCAGGAGAGGGCAAGGCCAAGGATGTGGGACAGAGAACAACCATTTACAAACGAGACCCTTCTAAACAGTATGGCCTGAAAATGAATACTTCAGGTGCCTTCTTCAGTGAGGTTGAAAGGTGTTTTGATGCCATGCCATTTACTTTAAGAGCATTTGAAGATGAGAAGAAGGCCCGCATGGGTGTGGTGGAGTGCGCCAAACATGAACTGCTGCAGCCATTTAATGTTCTCTATGAGGAGGGTGAATTTGTTGCCCAGTTTAAATTTACAGTCCTGCTCATGCCCAGTGGCCCCATGCGGATAACCAGTGGTCCCTTTGAACCTGACCTCTACAAGTCTGAGATGGAGGTCCAAGATGCAGAGCTAAAGGCCCTCCTCCAGAGTTCTGCAAGTCGGAaaacccagaaaaagaaaaaaaagaaggcctcCAAGACTGCAGAGAATGCCACCAGTGGGGAAACATTAGAAGAGAATGAAGCTGGGGACTGA